A section of the Gloeobacter violaceus PCC 7421 genome encodes:
- a CDS encoding DICT sensory domain-containing protein, with the protein MLEGSILYKLRKQLGADPPSFGVYYKNTLVALCHALEDHILTCGSPPLVLTAFQRGKWYAQEAKRYRQLAMHSRQVLIMAVPDSGFLQPDNPANLTQLALSETDPVSVEWHLMILAPNYAAMVMCQELGEAEYGPGGRPQQDVERKFYGFWTFEEPLVRAAVDLTLDHIRGYDAKLTEKLENELERIDAEPAGSRSDLSGVVARVVTYLQSSQQQLVSLTRPAPPTWEEPDKLGTNLTANRLQAFLRMAQRIDAGDVSNPQASLQVSSLVEVIGQLMNLPFGRLRRLRLAALLHRVGLSEIPGTLIDPDSPDTLKVLAEAAGFAGELLRSMPELRSVARIVERQYEWWNGEGLPEGLAGEAIPLEARILGLAAYFQEWLVARGERPVCTPSEALSLCETGAGGRWDPQLLEQLANMVRLMQAGILLDPLQPKVGTGQWLLHAAAMDASEESTVR; encoded by the coding sequence ATGCTCGAGGGTTCGATCCTGTATAAACTGCGCAAGCAACTGGGTGCGGACCCACCTTCCTTTGGTGTGTACTACAAAAACACGCTGGTAGCCCTCTGCCACGCTCTCGAAGATCACATCCTGACCTGCGGCAGTCCGCCGTTGGTATTGACCGCCTTTCAGCGCGGCAAATGGTATGCCCAGGAGGCGAAGCGCTATCGCCAACTCGCGATGCACAGCCGCCAGGTGCTGATCATGGCGGTACCCGATTCGGGATTTTTGCAGCCGGACAACCCTGCCAACCTCACCCAGTTGGCCCTCAGCGAGACCGACCCGGTCTCGGTGGAGTGGCATCTGATGATTCTGGCCCCCAACTATGCGGCGATGGTGATGTGCCAGGAGTTGGGGGAAGCGGAGTACGGGCCGGGGGGAAGGCCCCAGCAGGATGTCGAGCGCAAGTTTTACGGGTTCTGGACGTTTGAGGAGCCGCTGGTGCGCGCGGCCGTCGATCTGACCCTCGATCACATCCGCGGTTACGACGCGAAGCTCACCGAAAAGCTGGAGAACGAACTGGAGCGCATCGACGCAGAACCGGCCGGCAGCCGCTCGGACCTGAGCGGCGTGGTCGCCCGGGTCGTCACCTATTTGCAGAGCAGCCAGCAGCAACTGGTCTCCCTCACCCGCCCTGCCCCGCCCACCTGGGAGGAGCCCGACAAACTGGGCACCAACCTGACCGCCAACCGGTTGCAGGCGTTCCTGCGCATGGCCCAGCGCATCGACGCGGGCGATGTGAGCAATCCCCAGGCTTCGCTGCAGGTGAGCAGTCTGGTGGAGGTGATCGGCCAACTGATGAACCTGCCTTTCGGGCGCCTCCGGCGCTTGCGCCTCGCGGCTCTGTTGCACCGCGTCGGCCTATCGGAGATTCCCGGCACGCTGATCGATCCCGACAGCCCGGACACGCTCAAAGTACTCGCCGAGGCCGCCGGGTTTGCCGGGGAGCTGTTGCGCTCGATGCCGGAATTGCGCTCGGTGGCCCGCATCGTCGAGCGCCAGTACGAGTGGTGGAACGGCGAGGGCCTGCCGGAGGGATTGGCGGGCGAAGCGATTCCGCTCGAAGCGCGTATCCTGGGTCTTGCCGCTTACTTTCAGGAGTGGCTGGTCGCCCGGGGCGAGCGGCCGGTGTGCACCCCGAGCGAGGCGCTCTCGCTGTGCGAGACGGGCGCGGGCGGGCGATGGGATCCACAGCTATTGGAGCAGCTGGCCAACATGGTCCGCCTGATGCAGGCGGGCATCCTCCTCGATCCGCTCCAGCCTAAAGTTGGTACCGGCCAGTGGTTGCTGCACGCGGCGGCGATGGACGCCTCCGAGGAATCGACAGTCCGTTGA
- a CDS encoding VOC family protein, with amino-acid sequence MSSVTPLRTRLTRLGHVAVCVQDVPRAVTFYRTLGMEVAWQDEDWAFVKAGGDGLALLGPKYSAAGPHFGFVLEDEAALAHYYAQLQEQGATATTIHAHRDGTSSFYAKDLDGNTFEFLAPRTPEAARLLGCG; translated from the coding sequence ATGTCCTCTGTTACACCGTTGCGCACCCGTCTGACCCGCCTGGGGCATGTAGCCGTCTGCGTGCAGGATGTCCCACGCGCCGTCACATTTTATCGGACCCTCGGGATGGAAGTGGCCTGGCAGGACGAGGACTGGGCCTTTGTCAAAGCCGGCGGCGACGGGCTGGCGTTGCTTGGACCCAAGTACTCGGCGGCCGGACCGCACTTCGGCTTTGTACTCGAAGACGAGGCGGCCCTGGCCCATTACTACGCCCAACTCCAAGAACAAGGGGCCACCGCCACCACCATCCATGCCCATCGCGACGGCACCAGTTCCTTTTATGCCAAGGATCTCGACGGCAACACCTTTGAATTTCTGGCGCCCCGCACACCGGAGGCGGCCCGACTGCTTGGTTGCGGGTAA
- a CDS encoding MarC family protein has translation MWESVLGSAAGTFLALLPVTDPLGAVPIFYSLTSSGSDSYRRRQARLTTIHVLWLLAGFLLVGKVVLEFFGISFAVLRIAGGLLIAQTGWEMVNSHRHEGDTALAANTSGDIAFAPMAMPLVSGPGAIGVVIGLSSKASGWPDYFGSLVGIALVAGVLYLCLMLGEPLLKRLGRAGTRALNQILGFLILAIALQFMVDGLRELLR, from the coding sequence ATGTGGGAGAGTGTGCTCGGTTCTGCCGCTGGAACTTTTCTGGCGCTGTTGCCGGTGACCGATCCGTTGGGGGCGGTGCCGATTTTTTATAGTCTTACCAGTTCGGGAAGCGACAGTTACCGTCGCCGGCAGGCGCGGTTGACGACCATTCATGTGCTCTGGCTGCTGGCAGGTTTTTTGCTGGTGGGCAAGGTGGTGCTCGAATTTTTTGGGATTTCCTTTGCGGTGCTGCGCATCGCCGGCGGGTTGCTCATTGCCCAGACCGGCTGGGAGATGGTCAACTCCCACCGCCACGAGGGCGACACCGCCCTGGCGGCGAACACCTCGGGGGACATTGCCTTTGCGCCGATGGCGATGCCGCTGGTCAGCGGTCCGGGGGCCATCGGTGTGGTAATTGGGTTGTCCTCGAAGGCGTCCGGCTGGCCCGACTACTTTGGCAGCCTGGTGGGTATCGCCCTGGTGGCCGGCGTGCTCTATCTGTGTCTGATGCTCGGGGAGCCTTTGCTCAAGCGGTTGGGCCGGGCGGGCACCCGCGCCCTCAACCAGATTTTGGGATTTTTGATCCTGGCCATCGCCCTGCAGTTTATGGTCGACGGGCTGCGCGAATTGCTGCGTTGA
- the topA gene encoding type I DNA topoisomerase, with product MSKSLVIVESPAKAKTISKILGKNFVVKASAGHIRDLPQKEMGVNVKNDFEPKYVIIPKKEEVVEELKGAARNADRVYLAPDPDREGEAIAWHLAQILDIPGDRLQRIEFHEITKQAIQNAVAHPRDIDINRVDAQQARRILDRLVGYKLSPLLWKKVQRGLSAGRVQSVAVRLLCDREKEIQAFVSEEYWTVHGRFRQSAQVEATPFSADLVRWSGKKPDLGNETAARAVVEVLTGAASRVDSVKTRERQKEPQPPFITSTLQREGASALGLTVKRTMAIAQQLYEGIDLGEEGPVGLITYMRTDSTRVAEEAQEAAREFILAAYGKSYYPSRRRQYGAKKGAQDAHECVRPTDINRPPDAIKKSLTPDQFKLYRLIWQRFTASQMTAATLETRTVEIAATPTAGRPDALFRVSVTRTIFDGYTRVYEEAREEAATGDEEAAGAAPVLEEGEALTLLTVDPKQHFTQPPARFSEATLVKALEEQGIGRPSTYAPTIGTIQERGYVNKDGRTLIPTDLGMKVNDQLVQHFPNIVDTEFTANMEAQLDEVEKGSQRWTQLLADFYGPFVETLKAADEEMKRVVIVTDHLCESCGRPLLNRYGRFGNFLGCSGYPECDFTHQLTRDNKPVPKDRPAEGISCNQCGHAPMLITYGRYGEYLKCPACGKSQPKSTGITCPKCSKGQIVERRSKMGKNFYGCDQYPDCDFVLWSRPIDKPACPECGSILLYKPRKRGDDMVACSACKFTAPAQEMVGEEEVERQAELLTG from the coding sequence ATGAGCAAATCGCTAGTCATCGTCGAATCCCCCGCCAAGGCCAAAACGATCAGCAAGATCCTCGGCAAGAACTTTGTCGTCAAGGCCTCCGCCGGGCACATCCGCGACCTTCCCCAAAAAGAGATGGGCGTGAATGTCAAAAATGACTTCGAGCCCAAGTACGTGATCATTCCCAAAAAAGAAGAGGTGGTCGAGGAACTCAAAGGGGCCGCCCGCAATGCCGACCGAGTCTATCTGGCCCCCGACCCCGACCGCGAGGGAGAAGCGATCGCCTGGCATCTGGCGCAGATTCTGGATATTCCCGGCGACAGGCTGCAGCGCATTGAGTTTCACGAGATCACCAAGCAGGCCATCCAGAACGCCGTCGCCCATCCCCGCGACATCGATATCAACCGGGTCGATGCCCAGCAGGCGCGGCGCATCCTCGATCGGCTGGTGGGCTACAAGCTCAGCCCGCTGCTGTGGAAAAAAGTGCAGCGCGGCCTGTCCGCCGGGCGGGTGCAGTCGGTGGCGGTGCGCCTGCTGTGCGACCGCGAAAAAGAAATCCAGGCGTTCGTGAGCGAAGAGTACTGGACCGTCCACGGCCGCTTCCGCCAGAGTGCTCAGGTTGAAGCCACCCCGTTCAGCGCCGATCTGGTTCGCTGGTCGGGCAAAAAACCGGATCTAGGCAACGAGACGGCGGCGCGGGCGGTGGTCGAAGTCCTGACGGGAGCTGCCTCGCGGGTCGATTCGGTCAAGACCCGCGAGCGGCAAAAAGAACCCCAACCGCCCTTCATCACCAGCACCCTGCAGCGCGAAGGCGCTTCGGCATTGGGCCTCACCGTCAAGCGCACAATGGCCATCGCCCAGCAACTCTACGAAGGCATCGATTTGGGTGAAGAGGGGCCGGTGGGGCTGATCACCTATATGCGCACCGACAGCACCCGGGTGGCCGAAGAAGCCCAGGAAGCGGCGCGCGAATTTATCTTGGCCGCCTACGGCAAATCGTACTACCCGAGCCGCCGCCGCCAGTACGGCGCCAAAAAAGGCGCCCAGGACGCCCACGAGTGCGTCCGGCCCACCGACATCAACCGCCCCCCCGACGCAATCAAAAAATCGCTCACCCCGGACCAGTTCAAGCTCTACCGCCTGATCTGGCAGCGCTTTACGGCCTCGCAGATGACCGCGGCCACCCTGGAGACGCGCACGGTCGAAATCGCCGCCACCCCCACAGCCGGCCGCCCCGACGCCCTGTTTCGCGTCTCGGTCACCCGCACGATCTTCGACGGCTACACCCGCGTCTACGAAGAAGCGCGCGAGGAAGCAGCCACGGGCGACGAAGAAGCGGCCGGTGCCGCGCCGGTGCTCGAAGAGGGCGAGGCGCTCACCTTGCTCACGGTCGACCCCAAGCAGCACTTTACCCAGCCGCCCGCGCGCTTCTCCGAGGCCACTCTCGTCAAGGCCCTCGAAGAGCAGGGGATCGGCAGACCGAGTACCTACGCCCCCACCATCGGCACGATCCAGGAGCGCGGCTACGTCAATAAAGATGGCCGCACGCTCATCCCCACCGACCTGGGCATGAAAGTGAACGACCAACTGGTCCAGCACTTTCCCAACATCGTCGATACCGAATTTACCGCCAACATGGAAGCGCAGCTCGACGAAGTCGAAAAGGGTTCCCAGCGCTGGACCCAGTTGCTTGCGGATTTTTATGGGCCGTTTGTGGAGACGCTCAAGGCCGCCGACGAGGAGATGAAGCGGGTGGTGATCGTCACCGATCACCTGTGCGAGAGCTGCGGTCGGCCGCTGCTCAACCGCTACGGCCGCTTCGGCAACTTCTTGGGCTGCTCGGGCTATCCGGAGTGCGACTTTACCCACCAGCTCACCCGCGACAACAAACCGGTCCCCAAGGACCGCCCCGCCGAGGGGATTTCCTGCAACCAGTGCGGCCACGCGCCGATGCTCATCACCTACGGCCGCTACGGCGAGTACCTCAAGTGCCCCGCCTGCGGCAAGAGCCAGCCCAAATCGACGGGGATCACCTGCCCCAAGTGCAGCAAAGGCCAGATCGTCGAGCGCCGCTCGAAGATGGGCAAGAATTTTTACGGCTGCGACCAGTATCCCGATTGCGACTTCGTGCTGTGGAGTCGGCCCATCGACAAACCCGCCTGTCCCGAGTGCGGCTCGATCTTGCTCTACAAACCCCGCAAGCGCGGCGACGACATGGTGGCTTGTTCAGCCTGCAAATTCACCGCCCCCGCCCAGGAGATGGTGGGCGAGGAGGAAGTGGAGCGGCAGGCTGAATTGCTTACCGGTTGA
- a CDS encoding ABC transporter substrate-binding protein: protein MRAPGKLYGLWAKPLLLVLSSAALVACAGSPEPSGPIELTFWHGADPPPNRVVLDKLVERFNFQHPDIRVRAIYAGQQDQQIPKILAAVIGGSPPDLLWYNATLTGQLVKADAVVPLDGYLQKENLLERVYPNLIPATRYRGKTWSLPFDTNNLAVFYNKKIFAKAGVQTFPTTWAEFLSLAERLTVDRNGDGRPERHGLRLPLGKGEWTVFNWLPFFWQAGGELLVGGQPQIDSPAGVRALTYWQSLLVRSAASLSQPEQGYMFDDFFAGRVAMQVSGPWTLGEIGENGMDYGVFPLPRGEVRATAIGGEQLFLMKTTPKREQAGWHFARYILSAEFQSAWATGTGYLPVTPEATRTPAYQTFLQRNPQLKIFLDQLPSGRNRPLDPTYPQISDAIGRAVEQVLLGARTPTAALNAAQREAALIVRTQPGDIDTGP from the coding sequence GTGCGCGCGCCAGGGAAGCTGTACGGACTGTGGGCAAAACCGTTGTTGCTGGTGCTGTCGAGTGCGGCGCTTGTCGCCTGCGCCGGGTCACCCGAACCTTCCGGTCCCATCGAGCTGACATTCTGGCACGGTGCCGACCCGCCTCCCAACCGGGTGGTACTCGACAAGCTCGTGGAGCGCTTTAATTTTCAGCACCCGGATATCCGCGTGCGTGCCATTTACGCGGGCCAGCAGGATCAGCAGATCCCCAAAATTTTGGCGGCGGTGATCGGCGGCTCGCCCCCGGATTTGCTCTGGTACAACGCCACGCTCACCGGCCAGTTGGTCAAGGCCGACGCCGTCGTTCCCCTCGACGGCTACTTGCAAAAAGAAAACCTGCTCGAGCGGGTCTATCCGAATTTGATCCCCGCCACCCGCTACCGGGGCAAGACCTGGTCGCTTCCTTTTGACACCAACAACCTGGCGGTCTTCTACAACAAAAAGATCTTTGCAAAAGCCGGGGTGCAGACTTTTCCCACCACCTGGGCCGAATTTCTGAGCCTCGCCGAGCGGCTCACCGTCGATCGCAATGGCGACGGCCGCCCGGAGCGCCACGGCCTGCGGCTGCCCTTGGGCAAGGGCGAATGGACCGTTTTCAACTGGTTACCCTTTTTCTGGCAGGCTGGGGGTGAACTGCTCGTAGGCGGCCAACCGCAGATCGATTCGCCTGCGGGGGTACGCGCCCTCACTTACTGGCAGAGTTTGCTCGTCCGTTCCGCCGCGAGCCTCTCCCAGCCCGAGCAGGGCTACATGTTCGACGATTTTTTTGCCGGACGGGTGGCGATGCAGGTGAGCGGTCCCTGGACCCTGGGAGAAATTGGCGAAAACGGCATGGATTACGGCGTATTTCCCTTGCCGCGCGGCGAGGTGCGGGCCACCGCCATCGGCGGCGAGCAGTTGTTTTTGATGAAGACGACGCCCAAGCGCGAGCAGGCCGGCTGGCACTTCGCGCGTTATATTCTCAGTGCCGAATTTCAGAGCGCCTGGGCCACCGGCACGGGCTACTTGCCCGTCACCCCCGAGGCGACCCGCACCCCCGCCTACCAGACGTTTTTACAGCGCAATCCGCAACTAAAAATCTTCCTCGACCAGTTGCCTTCGGGCCGCAACCGCCCCCTCGACCCGACCTACCCGCAAATTTCTGACGCCATTGGCCGTGCGGTCGAGCAGGTGCTTCTGGGAGCACGCACCCCCACTGCGGCCCTCAACGCCGCCCAACGCGAAGCGGCACTGATTGTGCGCACCCAGCCAGGGGATATCGACACCGGGCCTTAG
- a CDS encoding Uma2 family endonuclease produces the protein MYALISSQKIQLPPGTVVRMLGSWEDYRALQDSRGDASIPRIKYRVEEVLLMSPLPKHGRDAHLVAGIVTALLDAQNRNYEAFTPITMELPEQGGIEPDYCFYIDNWQGVVGRDRLNWGIDPWPDLAIEIDVTNYTDVNDYLLYRLPEVWLCRRSRLAIYRLQDNEYRLQETSPYFPGIDLSALFEQCVRAAGERGTGAATRELRRQIAART, from the coding sequence ATGTACGCCCTGATTTCAAGCCAGAAGATTCAGCTGCCGCCTGGGACCGTCGTCCGGATGTTGGGCTCCTGGGAGGACTACCGCGCCCTTCAAGACAGCCGGGGCGATGCTTCCATTCCCCGCATCAAGTACCGGGTCGAAGAGGTTTTGCTGATGTCCCCCCTGCCAAAGCATGGGCGCGACGCCCATTTGGTCGCGGGTATCGTCACCGCTTTGCTTGATGCTCAAAACCGCAACTACGAAGCCTTTACGCCAATCACGATGGAACTGCCGGAACAAGGCGGCATCGAGCCGGACTATTGTTTCTACATCGACAATTGGCAGGGGGTAGTCGGGCGAGATCGTTTGAATTGGGGGATCGACCCCTGGCCCGACCTTGCAATTGAAATCGACGTCACCAACTACACCGATGTGAACGATTACTTGTTGTACCGGCTGCCGGAAGTGTGGTTGTGCCGTCGCAGCCGTCTCGCCATTTACCGGCTACAAGACAACGAGTACCGACTTCAAGAAACGAGTCCTTACTTTCCGGGCATAGACTTGTCGGCGCTGTTTGAACAATGTGTGCGGGCTGCGGGCGAGCGCGGCACAGGTGCGGCCACGCGCGAGTTGCGTCGGCAAATTGCAGCGCGAACTTGA
- a CDS encoding bifunctional YncE family protein/alkaline phosphatase family protein: MKLGHRIFWSVLATSTALVCFQPFARTAAQQQDRSVNDRPAGLQSGEILPTGQKITPTASRGSTFQHLKPDTSTSPDLAAGHAVSTATSPDGNTLLVLTSGYNFYATPTGSIADEYVFVYDIRGSSPKKIQVLQVPNTFNGIAWNPNGKAFYVAGGADDNVHIYEQVGGAWTEATPAIPLGHAEGVGLNVGAIAAGLAVNQRGDRLVVANFYNDSLSIVDLTARAKVAEVELRPGKIDPSRSGVPGGDYPFWVAIKGDRKAYVSSPRSREIVVVDLGSDAATVAGRIPVEGQPNKMILNRRQDRLYVALDNSDTVGVIDTLNDRVIEKIGTTAPQFLLSNRKGYKGSNPNSLALSADERTLYVTNGGTNSVAVIRLGVGARSPERDGSRELLAAESSEAARAPESRVIALIPTGWYPNSVSLNKDGSRLYVVNGKSKAGPNPAYSNPEANQYVLQLMKAGLLTLPVPSGQELVKLTWQVASNNNFMPVADHRRQARVMASLREKIQHVIYVVKENRTYDQVLGDLEKGNGDPALTSLPEPITPNHHRLARRFVTLDNFYDSGGVSGDGWNWTTAARTTDFTEKAMPPSYAGRGPSYDFQGINRNINVGYPTLEQRIEAKPQTPNDPDILPGLADVAAPDGSGGQIGNGYLWDAALRAQRTVRHYGHFTDYDRYSLPTTDPAFIPPVRRPFAEGVVVSFATKRTLQAVNDPYYRGYDMKYPDFWLFKEWEREFDGYVQKRNLPALSLVALPHDHFGSFAEAIDGVDTVETQMADNDYALGLLVEKVSKSPYKDNTLIFVIEDDAQDGPDHVDAQRSIAFVVGPYVKQGPVVSTHYTTVSMVRTIADVLGIEPLGLYDGFAAPMADVFDLQQKTWTYTAVVPEVLRTTGLPLPPRTAGNSLPLTKYAAAYAKPRRTAAYWAEKTKNHNFTERDNLDTANFNRTLWTGLMGDTAAYPTVRHRRDMRHDRQRLLAAWRQSKSAPVRADVQSSR; encoded by the coding sequence ATGAAACTCGGGCATCGGATTTTCTGGTCGGTATTAGCGACCTCCACCGCACTTGTCTGCTTTCAGCCGTTCGCCCGCACCGCGGCTCAACAACAGGACCGCTCAGTAAATGACAGGCCGGCAGGGTTGCAGTCGGGAGAAATCCTACCGACCGGCCAGAAGATCACACCGACGGCATCGAGGGGTTCTACCTTTCAACATCTGAAGCCGGACACATCAACAAGTCCAGACCTCGCCGCGGGTCATGCCGTTTCAACGGCGACCAGCCCGGACGGCAACACGCTGCTCGTCCTGACCAGCGGCTACAACTTCTACGCCACACCAACGGGTTCCATCGCTGACGAGTACGTTTTTGTTTACGACATTCGCGGCAGCTCGCCCAAGAAAATCCAGGTACTGCAAGTACCCAACACCTTCAACGGCATTGCCTGGAACCCGAACGGCAAAGCGTTCTACGTCGCGGGCGGTGCAGACGACAACGTGCACATCTACGAGCAGGTGGGTGGAGCGTGGACGGAAGCGACACCGGCGATACCCCTGGGGCACGCCGAGGGCGTTGGCTTGAACGTCGGCGCGATCGCGGCGGGACTGGCGGTGAACCAGCGCGGCGACCGCCTGGTGGTGGCCAACTTCTACAACGACTCGCTGAGCATCGTCGACTTGACCGCCCGCGCGAAGGTGGCCGAGGTGGAACTGCGGCCAGGCAAGATCGATCCCAGCCGGTCCGGCGTTCCCGGCGGCGACTATCCCTTCTGGGTGGCAATCAAAGGCGACCGCAAAGCTTACGTGTCCAGCCCGCGCAGCCGGGAGATCGTCGTGGTCGATCTCGGATCCGATGCCGCGACGGTCGCAGGCCGGATCCCGGTCGAAGGGCAGCCTAATAAAATGATCTTGAACCGGCGGCAAGACCGGCTGTACGTGGCACTGGACAACAGCGACACCGTCGGGGTGATCGACACGCTCAACGACCGGGTAATCGAAAAAATCGGGACCACCGCGCCGCAGTTTTTGCTCAGTAACCGCAAAGGCTACAAAGGCAGCAACCCGAACAGCCTCGCTTTGTCTGCGGACGAGCGGACACTGTACGTCACCAACGGCGGCACCAACTCGGTCGCGGTAATCCGACTGGGAGTCGGCGCGCGCTCGCCGGAGCGCGACGGTTCGCGGGAACTTCTTGCCGCAGAATCTTCCGAAGCGGCCCGCGCGCCAGAGAGCCGGGTGATCGCGCTGATACCGACGGGCTGGTACCCGAATTCGGTCAGCTTGAATAAGGACGGCTCGCGCCTGTACGTGGTCAACGGCAAGAGCAAGGCGGGACCGAACCCTGCCTACAGCAACCCGGAGGCCAATCAGTATGTGCTGCAACTGATGAAAGCGGGTCTTCTGACCCTGCCGGTGCCAAGCGGACAGGAGCTCGTGAAGCTCACCTGGCAAGTCGCCTCTAACAACAACTTTATGCCGGTTGCCGACCATCGTCGCCAGGCGAGGGTAATGGCCTCGCTGCGCGAGAAGATCCAGCACGTCATCTACGTCGTCAAGGAGAACCGCACCTACGACCAGGTGCTCGGCGACCTGGAAAAAGGCAACGGCGATCCTGCGCTCACCTCATTGCCGGAGCCGATCACGCCGAACCACCATCGGCTCGCCCGTCGGTTCGTGACCCTCGACAACTTTTACGATAGCGGCGGCGTCAGCGGCGACGGCTGGAACTGGACCACCGCCGCCCGCACCACCGACTTTACAGAGAAGGCCATGCCGCCCAGCTACGCCGGGCGCGGTCCGAGCTATGACTTTCAGGGCATCAACCGCAACATCAACGTCGGGTATCCGACCCTCGAGCAACGCATCGAAGCCAAACCGCAGACCCCGAACGACCCGGACATCCTGCCGGGTCTGGCGGATGTCGCCGCGCCCGACGGCTCCGGCGGTCAAATCGGAAACGGTTATCTGTGGGATGCCGCCCTCCGCGCCCAGCGGACGGTGCGCCATTACGGCCATTTCACCGATTACGATCGTTACTCTTTGCCGACCACCGATCCGGCCTTCATTCCGCCGGTGCGGCGCCCGTTCGCCGAAGGCGTCGTGGTCTCGTTTGCCACAAAGCGCACGCTGCAGGCCGTCAACGACCCGTACTACCGCGGGTACGACATGAAGTATCCGGATTTTTGGTTGTTCAAGGAGTGGGAGCGCGAGTTCGACGGCTACGTCCAGAAGCGCAATCTGCCCGCGCTCTCCCTGGTGGCGCTGCCCCACGACCACTTCGGCAGTTTCGCCGAGGCGATCGACGGCGTCGACACCGTCGAGACGCAAATGGCCGACAACGACTATGCCCTCGGTTTGCTGGTCGAGAAGGTGTCAAAAAGCCCCTACAAAGACAACACGCTCATCTTCGTCATCGAGGACGACGCCCAGGACGGTCCCGATCACGTCGACGCCCAGCGCAGCATCGCCTTTGTCGTCGGTCCCTACGTCAAGCAGGGACCGGTCGTGTCGACCCATTACACGACGGTCAGTATGGTCCGCACCATCGCAGACGTGCTGGGCATCGAGCCGCTCGGCCTCTACGACGGTTTCGCAGCGCCGATGGCCGATGTTTTTGATTTGCAACAAAAAACCTGGACCTACACAGCGGTGGTTCCGGAAGTGCTGCGCACCACCGGGCTGCCGCTGCCGCCGCGTACCGCCGGCAACAGCCTCCCGCTCACAAAATACGCGGCGGCCTACGCCAAACCGCGGCGCACTGCGGCTTACTGGGCCGAGAAGACTAAGAATCACAATTTCACGGAGCGCGACAACCTCGACACCGCAAACTTCAACCGCACTCTGTGGACCGGGTTGATGGGCGATACCGCGGCGTATCCGACGGTTCGCCATCGTCGGGATATGCGTCACGACCGGCAGCGCTTGCTGGCCGCATGGCGCCAAAGCAAATCCGCACCGGTGCGCGCCGATGTGCAAAGTAGCCGTTGA